A single window of Liolophura sinensis isolate JHLJ2023 chromosome 6, CUHK_Ljap_v2, whole genome shotgun sequence DNA harbors:
- the LOC135467535 gene encoding uncharacterized protein LOC135467535, with amino-acid sequence MTEVVRLSFNGLGTTALTWFAKSQLLTSPWTDIQWAPVNYFNIEGTGGDRRFFINSKYSTTSCYGDEGWFVVLDASDICGWSQRSAYPAFSYLNGSSKQNWFFGN; translated from the exons atgacagagGTTGTCCGCCTTTCATTCAATGGACTGGGCACCACAGCGTTGACTTGGTTTGCCAAATCCCAGCTACTGACATCGCCCTGGACAGACATTCAGTGGGCGCCAGTCAACTACTTCAACATCGAAGGCACGGGAGG gGATCGGAGATTTTTCATCAATTCTAAATACAGTACAACTTCTTGCTATGGGGATGAGGGATGGTTTGTGGTCCTTGATGCCAGTGACATCTGTGGATGGAGTCAACGTTCTGCCTACCCAGCGTTTAGTTACCTGAATGGAAGCTCCAAGCAGAACTGGTTCTTCGGTAATtag